The following are encoded in a window of Allosphingosinicella indica genomic DNA:
- a CDS encoding type II toxin-antitoxin system HicB family antitoxin — protein MTRYFPARVTRSGAGYVIAFPDLPGCESQGVSFHDLSHRAGALLAAHLDALRDAGGLVPEPSSIKALEDAIDREGTSYLLVAAQQAGQSSRVEVSLPDDLLRAIDALGTDRASFIAVATRRAIDAIARPRANVVRRRRSTRVVAAAAMH, from the coding sequence ATGACCCGATATTTTCCTGCCCGTGTCACCCGTTCCGGCGCAGGCTATGTCATCGCTTTCCCCGATTTGCCCGGTTGCGAAAGCCAGGGTGTGTCCTTCCACGATCTCAGCCATCGCGCCGGCGCCCTGCTGGCCGCCCACCTCGACGCCCTGCGCGATGCGGGCGGCCTGGTGCCGGAGCCGTCCTCCATTAAGGCGCTTGAAGACGCGATCGATCGCGAAGGGACGAGCTATCTGCTTGTCGCCGCGCAGCAGGCGGGGCAGTCGTCGCGCGTCGAGGTGAGCCTTCCCGATGATCTGCTCCGTGCGATCGACGCGCTGGGGACCGACCGCGCCTCCTTCATCGCCGTCGCTACCCGTCGCGCGATCGATGCGATCGCCCGCCCCCGCGCCAACGTCGTTCGTCGCCGGCGCTCGACCCGCGTGGTCGCCGCCGCCGCGATGCACTGA
- a CDS encoding SRPBCC family protein has protein sequence MTTKSKSRPKADETKLTRNQKAAAAIGIGALAIGAAAAAIAVRRDNLDRPGDSAPGRTARQRKFGDFSVVGRTVTINRPRAELFAFWRDFTNLPKFMENVEAVQPTGQDQYDWAIAGPLGKTVHVESTIVEERENELIAWRSVEGSQIEAEGRVAFRDAPGDRGTQVEAIIAYKPPGGEIGRLFAKLFQREPEIQTRRELRRFRMLMESGEIATSANRREDA, from the coding sequence ATGACCACCAAATCAAAATCCCGTCCCAAGGCGGACGAGACCAAGCTCACGCGCAACCAGAAGGCTGCCGCCGCGATCGGCATCGGCGCGCTGGCGATTGGCGCCGCCGCAGCGGCGATCGCGGTGCGACGCGACAATCTGGACCGCCCCGGTGACAGCGCCCCCGGCCGCACCGCTCGCCAGCGCAAGTTCGGCGATTTCTCGGTTGTCGGGCGAACGGTGACGATCAATCGTCCGCGCGCCGAGCTGTTCGCCTTCTGGCGCGATTTCACCAACCTTCCCAAGTTCATGGAGAATGTAGAGGCGGTGCAGCCGACGGGGCAGGATCAGTATGACTGGGCGATCGCCGGGCCGCTGGGCAAGACGGTCCATGTCGAGAGCACGATCGTCGAGGAACGCGAAAATGAGCTGATTGCCTGGCGGTCGGTCGAAGGTTCGCAGATCGAGGCCGAAGGCCGCGTCGCCTTTCGCGACGCGCCCGGCGATCGCGGCACCCAGGTGGAGGCGATCATCGCCTACAAGCCGCCCGGCGGCGAGATCGGCCGGCTGTTCGCCAAGCTGTTCCAGCGCGAGCCCGAGATACAGACCCGCCGCGAGCTGCGGCGCTTCCGGATGCTGATGGAGTCGGGCGAGATCGCCACCTCCGCCAACCGGCGCGAAGACGCCTGA
- a CDS encoding zinc-dependent alcohol dehydrogenase, with product MRALTFHGTQDVRVDTVPDPELVNPRDAIIKITSTAICGSDLHLYDGVIPGLLPGDILGHEFMGEVVETGPKSSLQKGQRVVVPFVIACGSCFFCEKQQYAGCDNSNPAEKQDMSEKLYGHPMTGAFGYSHLTGGYSGGQAEYVRVPFSDVGPIVVPDELEDDKVLFLSDILPTGWMAAENAEIEEGDTVAVWGCGPVGLFAIQSALIMGAKRVIGIDHWPGRLELARKLGAEVIDFRQTDVREALMEMSGGIGPDAVIDAVGMEAHGFAIDNMLDVAKQKFGIGADRASALKQAILAVRKGGRVSIPGVYGGMTDKFPLGAVMEKGLTLKTGQTHVQKYTKELLGRIANGEIDTTFLISHRLPLEQAAEGYKNFKENQNEWTKVVLKPFG from the coding sequence ATGCGCGCTCTCACCTTTCACGGCACCCAGGACGTCCGCGTCGACACCGTGCCCGATCCCGAACTCGTCAATCCGCGCGACGCGATCATCAAGATCACCTCGACCGCGATCTGCGGCTCCGACCTCCACCTGTACGACGGCGTCATCCCAGGCCTTCTTCCGGGCGACATCCTCGGCCACGAATTCATGGGCGAGGTGGTGGAAACGGGGCCGAAGAGCAGCCTGCAAAAAGGCCAGCGCGTCGTCGTCCCCTTCGTCATCGCCTGCGGAAGCTGCTTCTTCTGCGAAAAGCAACAATATGCCGGTTGCGACAACAGCAATCCGGCCGAAAAGCAGGACATGTCGGAGAAGCTCTATGGCCATCCGATGACCGGTGCGTTCGGTTATTCGCACCTCACCGGCGGCTATTCGGGCGGCCAAGCGGAATATGTCCGCGTGCCATTCTCCGACGTCGGCCCGATCGTCGTCCCCGACGAGCTCGAAGACGACAAGGTGCTATTCCTCTCGGACATCCTGCCCACCGGCTGGATGGCGGCGGAAAATGCCGAGATCGAGGAGGGCGACACGGTTGCCGTCTGGGGTTGCGGCCCGGTCGGCCTGTTCGCGATCCAGAGCGCGCTCATCATGGGCGCCAAGCGCGTGATCGGCATCGACCATTGGCCGGGCCGGCTGGAGCTCGCCCGCAAGCTCGGCGCCGAAGTCATCGATTTCCGCCAGACCGACGTCCGCGAGGCGCTGATGGAGATGTCCGGCGGGATCGGTCCCGATGCGGTGATCGACGCAGTCGGCATGGAGGCGCACGGCTTCGCGATCGACAACATGCTGGATGTCGCCAAGCAGAAGTTCGGCATAGGCGCCGATCGCGCGTCGGCGCTCAAGCAGGCGATCCTCGCTGTCCGCAAGGGCGGGCGCGTTTCGATCCCCGGGGTATATGGCGGGATGACCGATAAATTCCCCCTCGGCGCGGTGATGGAAAAGGGGCTGACCCTCAAAACCGGCCAGACCCACGTCCAGAAATACACCAAGGAGCTGCTGGGCCGGATCGCCAATGGCGAGATCGATACGACCTTCCTCATCAGCCATCGCCTGCCGCTCGAACAAGCGGCCGAGGGCTACAAGAACTTCAAGGAAAACCAGAACGAGTGGACGAAGGTCGTCCTCAAGCCGTTCGGATAA
- a CDS encoding SDR family NAD(P)-dependent oxidoreductase, which translates to MAFRPLAIVTGASTGIGFELAKCCAADGYDLIIAADEAEIESAAETLRATGVWVQPVQADLGTPDGVDKLIAEIGDRPVDALLANAGRGLGHAFLDQDFDEIAAVIGVNVTGTVALVQQVGRGMRDRNKGRILITGSIAGYLPGSFQAVYNGTKAFLDSFSYALGNELKDTEITVTCLMPGATETEFFDRAHMEDTPVGKDDNKADAAKVAKDGYEAMKSGKPGIVSGLANKLTVAAAGVLPETVLAERHRKMAEPGR; encoded by the coding sequence ATGGCATTCCGCCCCCTCGCGATTGTCACCGGCGCCTCGACCGGCATCGGTTTCGAACTGGCCAAATGCTGCGCCGCCGACGGCTATGATCTCATCATCGCCGCCGACGAAGCCGAGATCGAAAGCGCGGCCGAGACGCTGCGCGCCACCGGCGTCTGGGTGCAGCCCGTCCAGGCCGATCTCGGAACGCCCGACGGCGTCGACAAGCTGATCGCCGAGATCGGCGACCGTCCGGTCGATGCGCTGCTTGCCAACGCGGGCCGCGGCCTCGGCCACGCCTTTCTCGATCAGGACTTCGACGAGATCGCCGCGGTGATCGGCGTCAACGTCACCGGCACGGTCGCGCTCGTGCAGCAGGTCGGCCGCGGCATGCGCGACCGCAACAAGGGCCGCATCCTCATCACCGGATCGATCGCCGGCTATCTGCCGGGGAGCTTCCAGGCGGTGTACAACGGTACCAAGGCGTTTCTCGACAGCTTCTCCTACGCGCTCGGCAATGAGCTCAAGGATACCGAGATCACCGTCACCTGCCTGATGCCGGGCGCGACCGAGACCGAGTTCTTCGATCGCGCGCATATGGAGGACACGCCGGTCGGCAAGGACGACAACAAGGCCGATGCTGCGAAGGTCGCCAAGGACGGGTACGAGGCGATGAAGTCCGGCAAGCCCGGTATCGTAAGCGGGCTAGCCAACAAGCTCACCGTCGCCGCCGCGGGCGTGCTGCCAGAGACAGTTCTCGCCGAGCGGCATCGCAAGATGGCGGAGCCCGGCCGCTAG
- a CDS encoding DUF885 domain-containing protein has protein sequence MDRRTFLASSGAAALSATLLARTAFAQAPVTAGPGDAALKGKFDAIVQEMMKRNPGIATMFGLDTGPNAALRSKLSDTSPVSRAEDAAALKQAIASIQVDKSQLSPQMALDRDVIEAVLSDYAVGPTRFQVDSPVYPFRITQQDGAYFSIPDFLNSQHPVNNAADADAYLARLEAFAGSLDGDTETLKGDAARGIVPPDVSFALTLGQMEALRKPAPAESGLATSLSGRAKTKNIAGDWNGRAAKIVADKVYPALDRQMALVKQLHAKGRKTAGVWDIPQGEALYAAALASSTTTRMTPDEVHKVGLDQVAEISARLDAILKKEGLSQGSVGARLTQLNKSPAQLYPDTAEGRKQLIADLNAGVKDMEGRLPKMFATLPGVPIEIRAVPVDIQDGAPNGYYTPAALDGSRAAIYWINLKNVGDWPKYTLPALTYHEADPGHHLQNSVATQASDSHLLRKLSWFGAYGEGWALYAESVADELGGYKTEVERAGFLQSYLFRAARLVVDTGIHTKRWTADQATKYLVETTGFPQPRSQREVERYTCSPGQACSYKIGHIAWVEARKKAQAMLGDRFDLKQFHEVLRDGAMPLTMLQERVEARAKALA, from the coding sequence ATGGACCGGCGGACTTTTCTCGCGTCGAGCGGCGCGGCTGCGCTCTCGGCAACGCTGCTCGCGCGCACGGCCTTTGCGCAGGCGCCCGTTACGGCCGGCCCCGGCGATGCGGCGCTGAAAGGCAAATTCGACGCGATCGTCCAGGAGATGATGAAGCGCAATCCCGGCATCGCCACCATGTTCGGTCTCGACACCGGGCCGAATGCGGCGCTGCGCAGCAAGCTTTCCGATACCTCGCCCGTATCACGCGCCGAGGATGCGGCGGCGCTCAAGCAGGCCATCGCGTCGATCCAGGTCGACAAAAGTCAGCTCTCGCCGCAGATGGCGCTGGATCGCGACGTTATCGAGGCGGTGCTGAGCGACTATGCGGTCGGCCCGACCCGCTTCCAGGTCGATTCCCCGGTCTATCCGTTCCGCATCACCCAGCAGGACGGCGCCTATTTCTCGATCCCCGATTTCCTCAATTCGCAGCATCCGGTGAATAATGCTGCGGATGCGGACGCCTATCTGGCCCGCCTTGAGGCGTTCGCCGGCTCGCTCGACGGCGATACCGAGACGCTGAAAGGCGACGCTGCGCGCGGAATCGTGCCGCCCGACGTCTCCTTCGCGCTCACGCTTGGGCAGATGGAGGCGCTGCGTAAGCCGGCGCCGGCCGAGAGCGGCCTCGCCACGTCGCTGTCCGGGCGCGCCAAGACCAAGAATATCGCGGGCGACTGGAACGGGCGCGCGGCCAAGATTGTCGCCGACAAGGTCTATCCTGCGCTCGACCGGCAGATGGCGCTGGTGAAGCAGCTTCACGCGAAAGGCCGCAAGACCGCGGGCGTGTGGGACATTCCGCAAGGCGAGGCGCTGTATGCTGCCGCTCTTGCCAGCTCGACCACGACGCGGATGACCCCCGATGAGGTCCACAAGGTTGGTCTCGATCAGGTCGCGGAGATCAGCGCGCGGCTCGATGCGATCCTCAAGAAGGAAGGGCTGAGCCAAGGCTCGGTCGGTGCGCGCCTGACCCAGCTCAACAAGAGTCCGGCACAACTCTATCCGGACACTGCTGAAGGCCGGAAGCAGCTCATCGCCGATCTCAACGCCGGCGTGAAGGACATGGAAGGCCGGCTTCCCAAGATGTTCGCGACGCTGCCCGGCGTGCCGATCGAAATCCGCGCAGTGCCGGTCGATATCCAGGACGGCGCGCCAAACGGCTATTACACGCCCGCCGCGCTCGATGGATCGCGGGCGGCGATTTACTGGATCAACCTCAAGAACGTGGGCGACTGGCCGAAATACACGCTGCCGGCGCTGACCTATCACGAGGCCGATCCGGGGCATCATCTCCAGAACAGCGTCGCGACGCAGGCGAGCGACTCGCATCTGCTGCGCAAGCTGAGCTGGTTCGGCGCCTATGGCGAAGGCTGGGCGCTCTATGCCGAGAGCGTCGCCGACGAGCTTGGCGGCTACAAGACCGAGGTCGAACGTGCGGGCTTTCTGCAATCCTATCTGTTCCGCGCGGCACGGCTGGTGGTCGATACCGGCATCCACACCAAGCGCTGGACGGCGGACCAGGCGACCAAATATCTGGTCGAGACCACCGGCTTCCCGCAGCCGCGCTCGCAGCGCGAGGTTGAACGCTACACCTGCTCGCCGGGCCAGGCTTGCAGCTACAAGATCGGCCATATCGCCTGGGTGGAGGCGCGCAAGAAAGCGCAGGCGATGCTCGGCGACCGCTTCGATCTCAAACAGTTCCACGAGGTGCTACGCGACGGCGCGATGCCGCTGACGATGCTGCAGGAAAGGGTGGAAGCCCGCGCGAAGGCACTGGCGTAA
- a CDS encoding FAD-dependent oxidoreductase: MAGFTRRAALAAAGAGALATPAILRAARPGSARRIVVIGAGVFGAWTAHHLLKRGHDVLLLDAWGPSHARASSGGESRMTRAGYGADEVYSRMARDSLPEWKSLSARAGLPIFHQIGVLFFGPPTERYLTDSATVLDRLAIRHELIQTPTLRKRFPMIAFEDETLGLYEPEFGALMARRAVQTLVAEFVAAGGRYAQKAVAPPDIRGQRLDHIVTTGGERIEGDVFVFACGPWLPKLFPAMLGKRIFPTRQEIFFFAAEAGDTQYLPGSLPGWADFNGGDIYYGFPDLENRGFKIAHDAHGPPIDPDAGDRTPRAEALADVRAFMKKRFPALADRPLSEARVCQYENSANGDLLIDRHPALSDVVLVGAGSGHGFKHGPAVGAYAAALVDGTLAKPEPRFSFASKGETQARAVH, translated from the coding sequence ATGGCAGGTTTCACCCGGCGCGCCGCGCTTGCCGCCGCAGGGGCCGGTGCGCTCGCCACACCCGCCATCCTTCGCGCTGCTAGGCCGGGCAGCGCACGCCGCATCGTGGTGATCGGCGCCGGCGTGTTCGGTGCCTGGACCGCACACCACCTCCTGAAGCGCGGCCACGATGTGTTACTGCTCGACGCCTGGGGCCCGTCGCACGCGCGTGCTTCCTCGGGCGGAGAATCGCGGATGACGCGCGCGGGCTACGGCGCGGACGAAGTCTATTCGCGGATGGCGCGGGATTCGCTGCCCGAATGGAAATCGCTATCGGCACGCGCAGGCCTGCCGATCTTCCACCAGATCGGCGTGCTGTTCTTCGGCCCCCCGACCGAACGTTACCTGACCGATAGCGCGACGGTGCTCGACCGCCTCGCCATCCGACACGAGCTCATTCAGACGCCCACGCTCCGCAAGCGCTTCCCGATGATCGCGTTCGAGGATGAGACGCTCGGCCTCTACGAGCCCGAGTTTGGCGCGCTGATGGCCCGCCGCGCGGTGCAGACTTTGGTGGCGGAGTTCGTCGCCGCGGGCGGGCGTTACGCGCAGAAGGCGGTGGCGCCGCCCGACATCCGGGGACAGCGGCTTGATCATATCGTCACCACTGGCGGCGAGCGGATCGAGGGCGACGTCTTCGTGTTCGCCTGCGGCCCGTGGCTGCCCAAACTCTTCCCTGCGATGCTCGGAAAACGCATCTTCCCGACGCGGCAGGAGATCTTCTTCTTCGCTGCCGAGGCCGGTGACACGCAATATCTGCCCGGCAGCCTTCCCGGCTGGGCGGACTTCAACGGCGGCGACATCTATTACGGCTTTCCCGACCTCGAAAACCGAGGCTTCAAGATCGCGCATGACGCGCACGGCCCGCCGATCGATCCGGACGCCGGCGATCGCACGCCGCGTGCCGAAGCACTCGCCGACGTCCGCGCCTTCATGAAGAAGCGCTTCCCCGCCCTTGCCGATCGTCCGCTGAGCGAGGCGCGCGTCTGCCAATATGAGAATAGCGCCAACGGCGATCTGCTGATCGACCGCCACCCGGCGCTCTCCGACGTCGTGCTGGTCGGCGCCGGCAGCGGCCACGGCTTCAAGCACGGCCCCGCCGTCGGCGCCTATGCCGCAGCGCTGGTGGACGGCACACTGGCCAAGCCCGAACCGCGCTTCTCCTTCGCCAGCAAAGGCGAAACGCAGGCGCGGGCGGTGCACTAG
- a CDS encoding TonB-dependent receptor, protein MRAHHDRPFAIARLATAVSLMAIAAPAWAQTGTGAAGAGPGVIDNQDIIVTATKRASTIQDVPFSINAQTQEDIQKSGSNTIEDLSRNVAGLAIQNLGPGQSQVSIRGVSAGQVVRDQPGVKEQVGVYLDESVVSLSLFTPDLDLFDLNRVETLRGPQGTLFGSGSVGGTIRYITNQPTTERVEGTIEGNLNLVNGDDLGGYIKGAINAPLNDSAAVRVVGYHTEYGGFVNALKNDGTIDTDVNGGRRTGGRIAFMLQPAENVTITPRLVYQEIRANGYNRQEVYNLFANPFTTTRPPVTFRERQQFLLTDESFQDNFLLADLTADVDFGAVGLTSVTSYIDRRIRTRRDASALTGSVSVDLGFPDAAVLLPSGLVDATALETFTQELRLASTGPGPFQWLVGGFYSKIDRFYKQRLPTPGYDAFTDATLGAGTAAAVSNGFGPDSPYNSDLPYDIEQKAVFGEASYSFGQFTLTAGARYYDFEEERSFTSGGLFSNGDRRTDTTGSNGVTPRFLASYKASENITLNLQASKGFRLGGVNDPLNLPLCSPGDAAIFGGFQSYDDESLWNYEGGVKSQFGGITFNTAAFYTDIKNLQVTLDAGTCSSRIVFNVPKAHTAGVEVEFAARLLEGFDVSVNGSYVSSKFDSTVADATGAVIGGIRDGNRLPSVPKFQMAANASYTFPIGPGSDAFIAASFQHVGSRYTQPSDQENPIRSFVSGLPFGGATGLEATVIDLKLPDYQLVNFSVGVEMESGLDITAYVNNVFDENPLLSFDRERGGRARLGFNIGQPRTYGVTVRKSF, encoded by the coding sequence ATGCGCGCCCACCACGATCGCCCGTTCGCTATAGCTCGTCTTGCCACTGCCGTCTCACTGATGGCGATCGCCGCGCCCGCATGGGCCCAGACCGGAACCGGCGCGGCGGGTGCCGGGCCCGGGGTGATCGACAATCAGGACATCATCGTCACCGCTACCAAGCGCGCCAGCACGATCCAGGACGTGCCCTTTTCGATCAACGCGCAGACGCAGGAAGACATCCAGAAATCCGGATCGAACACGATCGAGGATCTCTCGCGCAACGTCGCCGGCCTGGCGATCCAGAACCTCGGCCCGGGCCAGAGCCAGGTGTCGATCCGCGGCGTGTCCGCCGGCCAGGTCGTCCGCGACCAGCCGGGCGTGAAGGAGCAGGTCGGCGTCTATCTCGACGAATCCGTCGTCTCGCTGTCGCTGTTCACGCCCGATCTCGACCTCTTCGATCTCAACCGCGTCGAGACGCTGCGCGGCCCGCAAGGCACGCTGTTCGGCTCCGGCTCGGTCGGCGGCACGATCCGCTACATCACCAACCAGCCGACCACCGAGCGCGTCGAAGGGACGATCGAGGGCAACCTCAACCTCGTCAACGGCGACGATCTCGGCGGCTACATCAAGGGCGCGATCAACGCCCCGCTGAACGACAGCGCGGCTGTGCGCGTCGTCGGCTACCACACCGAATATGGCGGCTTCGTCAACGCGCTGAAGAACGACGGGACGATCGACACCGACGTCAACGGCGGCCGCCGCACCGGCGGGCGCATCGCCTTCATGCTGCAGCCGGCCGAGAACGTCACGATCACGCCGCGCCTCGTCTATCAGGAAATCCGCGCGAACGGCTACAACCGGCAGGAGGTCTACAACCTCTTCGCCAACCCCTTCACCACCACCCGCCCGCCGGTGACGTTTCGCGAGCGGCAGCAGTTCCTGCTTACCGACGAGAGCTTCCAGGACAATTTCCTGCTCGCCGATCTCACCGCCGACGTGGATTTCGGAGCGGTCGGCCTGACCTCGGTCACCAGTTATATCGACCGCCGCATCCGCACCCGCCGCGATGCCAGCGCGCTGACCGGATCGGTTTCGGTCGATCTCGGCTTCCCCGATGCGGCGGTGCTGCTGCCCTCCGGCCTCGTCGATGCCACCGCGCTGGAGACCTTCACCCAGGAACTCCGCCTCGCCTCGACCGGGCCGGGGCCGTTCCAGTGGCTGGTCGGCGGCTTCTATTCGAAGATCGACCGCTTCTACAAACAGCGCCTGCCCACTCCGGGCTATGATGCCTTCACGGATGCGACGCTCGGCGCCGGCACCGCCGCCGCGGTCTCCAACGGCTTCGGCCCGGATTCGCCCTACAATTCCGATTTGCCCTACGACATCGAGCAGAAGGCAGTGTTCGGCGAGGCGAGCTATTCCTTCGGGCAGTTCACCCTCACCGCCGGCGCGCGTTACTATGACTTCGAGGAGGAGCGCAGCTTCACCTCGGGCGGCCTGTTCTCGAACGGAGACCGGCGGACGGACACCACCGGGTCCAATGGCGTCACGCCGCGCTTCCTCGCCAGCTACAAGGCGTCGGAGAACATCACCCTCAACCTGCAGGCCTCGAAGGGCTTCCGGCTGGGCGGCGTCAACGATCCGCTCAACCTGCCGCTCTGTTCGCCGGGCGACGCCGCCATCTTCGGCGGCTTCCAGTCCTATGACGACGAGAGCCTGTGGAACTACGAGGGCGGCGTGAAGTCGCAGTTCGGCGGCATCACCTTCAACACGGCGGCCTTCTACACCGACATCAAGAATTTGCAGGTCACGCTCGACGCGGGCACCTGCTCGTCGCGCATCGTCTTCAACGTGCCCAAGGCGCATACCGCTGGCGTCGAGGTCGAGTTCGCGGCGCGGCTGCTCGAAGGCTTCGATGTCTCGGTCAACGGCAGCTACGTGAGCTCCAAGTTCGATTCGACCGTGGCCGACGCCACCGGCGCGGTGATCGGCGGCATCCGCGATGGCAACCGCCTTCCGTCGGTGCCGAAGTTCCAGATGGCGGCGAACGCGAGCTACACCTTCCCGATCGGACCGGGCAGCGATGCCTTCATCGCAGCGTCGTTCCAGCATGTCGGCAGCCGCTACACGCAGCCGAGCGACCAGGAGAATCCGATCCGCAGCTTCGTCTCCGGCCTGCCCTTCGGCGGCGCGACCGGGCTCGAGGCGACGGTCATCGATCTGAAGCTTCCCGACTATCAGCTGGTCAATTTCAGCGTCGGCGTGGAGATGGAAAGCGGGCTCGACATCACCGCCTACGTCAACAACGTGTTCGACGAAAACCCGCTGCTTTCGTTCGACCGCGAGCGCGGCGGCCGCGCACGGCTTGGCTTCAACATCGGCCAGCCGCGCACCTACGGCGTGACCGTCCGGAAGTCCTTCTAG
- a CDS encoding GntR family transcriptional regulator, with translation MSQEERPVYLRLRDTIAAMILEGRVRDGDALPSVRSLAAEHGANPLTVAKAYQTFQDEGLVTVKRGVGMFVAEGATQRLRTSEREEFLQHRWPGIAAHIRRLGLDVDDLVERTRA, from the coding sequence ATGAGTCAGGAAGAACGTCCGGTATATCTGCGTCTGCGCGACACGATCGCCGCGATGATCTTGGAGGGGCGCGTCCGCGACGGAGACGCCCTCCCGTCGGTGCGCAGCCTCGCCGCCGAACATGGCGCCAACCCGCTCACCGTCGCCAAGGCCTACCAGACCTTTCAGGACGAAGGGCTGGTGACCGTGAAACGCGGTGTTGGCATGTTCGTCGCGGAAGGCGCGACCCAGCGACTGCGGACGAGCGAGCGCGAAGAATTTCTCCAGCATCGCTGGCCCGGAATCGCCGCGCATATCCGCCGGCTGGGCCTCGACGTCGACGATCTCGTGGAGCGGACGCGGGCCTAA
- a CDS encoding nitroreductase family protein has product MLNDLSSPLSLLETRRSSRPRDLVAPGPSPTELERILTIAARTPDHGKLAPWRFVEVTDRAAFAALLERAYRAANPDAGRLEIEAAHTFAHQAPTLIVVLSAPVVPHKIPVWEQELSCGAAAMNLLLAAHALGYAGGWVTGWAAFSDIVRDAFGSANDRIAGFFFLGTRSVEPEERLRPALGDILSRWPGT; this is encoded by the coding sequence ATGCTCAATGACCTCAGCTCGCCGCTCTCCCTTCTCGAAACGCGGCGCTCGTCGCGCCCGCGCGATCTCGTCGCCCCCGGCCCGTCTCCGACGGAACTGGAGCGCATCCTGACGATCGCCGCGCGCACGCCGGATCACGGCAAGCTCGCGCCATGGCGCTTCGTCGAGGTCACCGACCGCGCGGCCTTCGCAGCGCTGCTCGAGCGCGCCTATCGCGCCGCCAATCCCGATGCGGGCCGGCTGGAGATCGAAGCCGCGCACACTTTCGCGCATCAAGCGCCGACGCTGATCGTTGTGCTGTCGGCACCCGTCGTCCCGCACAAGATACCGGTCTGGGAGCAGGAGCTTTCGTGCGGCGCGGCGGCGATGAACCTGCTGCTCGCCGCCCACGCGCTCGGCTATGCGGGGGGCTGGGTGACGGGCTGGGCCGCCTTCTCCGACATCGTTCGCGACGCATTCGGCAGCGCCAACGATCGCATAGCGGGATTTTTCTTTCTGGGGACGCGGTCGGTCGAACCTGAAGAGCGGTTGCGACCGGCGCTCGGCGACATCCTGTCGCGCTGGCCGGGCACGTGA